Part of the Novosphingobium sp. KA1 genome is shown below.
GCCGGATAGGGCGTGGGCTCGCCGCGGTAGTCGAAGCCGGTCCAGATGAAGCCGCCGGCGATATAGGGCGCGTTGGCAACGATGGTCCACCATTCCTCGGCGGTGGAGGCCCACCAGGGGTGCTCGGTGTCGTAGGCCTTGACGATATGGCGCGCGGCGTCGTTCTCGTAGGCGCCGCGGGTGGAAACGGTGCTGCCCGTCTCGGTGCCGATCACCGGCTTGTTCGGGTGGCGCTGGTGCCAGGCCGGGATCTTGTCGGTGCGGTAGTTGAAGCCGACGACGTCCACCGCCTCGGCGGCGCCGCCGTCCCAGCCCTGATCCATCGCCTGGGTGGTGAGGCGCGTGGGATCGAGCGCCTTGCAGCGCGCGACCAGTTCGGCCGAGATGCGGCGGCCACGCTCGCTGCCCTGATGGCCTTCCTCGTTACCCACCGACCACAGGATCACGCTGGGGTGGTTGCGCGAGGAGAGGATCATCCGCTCCAGCTCGTCCATCGCTTCCGGGTTGGTGGTGTTGAGCCGCGTTTCCGCGATCATCATCATGCCCTTGCGGTCGCAGATGTCGAGCAGTGCCTGCGCCGCCGGATTGTGCGCGCTGCGCCAGGAATTGACGCCCATCTCGATCGAGCGGTCGACCCGCCATGCGTGCAGCGCATCGGGGATCGCACTGCCGACCCCGGCGTGGTCCTGATGGTTGCACACGCCCATCAGCTTCACGTTCTGGCCGTTGATGGTGAAGCCCTTCACCGCATCGAAGGTGACGGTGCGAATGCCGAAGGGCGTCTCGGTGCGGTCCGTCACCGCGCCGTCACGCAGAACTTCGGTGATGAGCGTGTAGAGCACCGGGCTTGCGGGCGACCACAGCTGCGGCGCGGCGATATGGGTCTCCTGCGCGGTCTCGGTCCGGCCGAGCGGCGCCAGTTCCACCTGCCGCTCCGCCGCGCGCGCGACCTCGCGGCCTGCACCGTCGCGGACCGTCTGGCGCAGCGTTACCGCCAGCGTGCCCTCGGACTGGTTGGCAAGCGTCGTCGCCAGCGAAACCCGGGCACCCGCGGCGTCGATCTCGCTGCGCACGCAGGTGCCCCACTGCGGCACGTGGGCGGCATCGGCGCTGACCAGGTGAACGTTGCGATAGATGCCCGCGCCTTCGTAGAACCACCCCTCGCCCAGCGAGGCATCGACGCGCAGGGCCAGTTGGTTCGGCCCGCCCTCGTAGTCGAGGAAATCGGCGATATCGACCTTGAACGGCGCGTAGCCGCTCTCGCTGCCGCCCGCCTCGAAGCCGTTGACGAAGACCTTGCAGGCGCGGAACACGCCGTCGAACTCAAGCCAGACCGCGCGGCCCTTGTCCGCCGCACCGACAGGCAGACGCAGGCGATACCAGCCCACGCTGTTTTCCGGGAAGGCGCGGCCGATCGCCTTGAAGCCATGCGCGGCGACGGCATCGGCCTTGTCTTCCGGCGCGGGCGCGGCGGGCGGCGCAAAAGGCAGGTCCACCGCCCAGTCGTGCGGCACCGAGACGGGCGACCAGCCGCTCTCGTCGAAATCGGCGACGGCTGCCGGAGAGGTGACAAGGCCGGGCTTGGCATACGTGCGCTGGTTGATGCCCCAGTCGAAATCCTTGGCCATGTCGGCCGCATGGCCCATGTGGAAGCGCCAGCCCCGGTCGAGCAGCCAGGTACGGCGCGGACCGGCCGCAGCGGCAGCGGCGACCGCTTCCGTTCGCGCGCACGCAATCTGCTGCAGCGTCGTCGCCGCCAGACCGGCTGCGCCAAGCGCCATGGCCTTGCGGCGGTCGGTCGTCAGAATCCGGGGCCGGACGATTTGGGGGGTGTCGGTCATGTCTTTCAGGGGCTCTCTTACGTGTCGCTGAGGCAGCTGTTCTCGGCACAGTCGGGAGCCCGCCCGATCACGCGCGTGACCGGGCCCATGCAGTTCAGGCTCCCCACTCTTCGCTTATTTGTATGATATATATGTTCAGGACGGTCAACCGCCCTGCCCACCCATCAGCCCGCGCTTTCGTTGTGGTGGATGGCGCCGAGGACATCGACGATGATCTTTTCCATCCGCGCGCGGGCCAGGTGCGGGTCGCGGGCGAGGATCGCGCGCATCACCCCCTCGTGCGCATCGAGGTCGGCGCTGCGCCCGACGATGCGGTTGGTGTAGTGGATCGAGGTCTTGAGCGCGGTGGAAACCACGTCGCGGAACTGCCCGAAGAACGGATTGCCCGAGGCCTTGAGAATGGCGACATGGAAGGCGACGTCCGCCTCCAGCACATCGTCCTGCCCGGCCTCGGCGGCCTGCATGCGGGCGAAGCCCGCCTCGATCAGCGCCCGCCCCTCTTCGCTGGCCGCCTGCGCCGCCAGCGCCGCTGCGGCAGGTTCGATGGCGACGCGCAGCTGGCTGAACTGCCTGAGCAGGTCGATGGAAAAGCGCCGCTCCAGCATCCAGCGCAGCACGTCGGTATCGAACAGGTTCCACTGGCTGACCGGCAGGATCGAGGTGCCCTGCCGCGGCCGCGCGGTAACGAGGCCCTTGGCAGTGAGCATCTTCACGGCCTCACGCGTGACCGAGCGGCTGACCCCGTGCTGCTGCGACAGTTCCATTTCGGTGGGAAACGAACGCCCCGTCCAGGTGCCGCCGACGATCTGGGAGCCCAGACGGTCAAGCAGCCCATACGTAAGATTGCGCCCCAGCGCGTCGCGGTTTTCCTGCGGGTCTACGGGCATGACAGTCGCGGCATCCTCACTATTTCAGAGCGTGATCCGTTCGGTCCAAACCGAAGGCCGCTCTACTTATCGTTTGTTTGTCGCGTTTTCCGAGTCACCAGGTGATTCCACCTGGTTAGAAAACGCCCTATCTCTTTAATCATATAAAAGGGCATTACTGGACCTTGGCAAGCGGAAACGGGGCAGGATTTCGCGCAAGCAGACTTGCAAGCCACGCCCGACGCCGCCAAGCAGCGGCCATGCGTATTGCCCTGTTCGAACCCGAAATCGCCGGAAACGTCGGCGCCGTCATGCGCCTCGGCGCCTGCCTTGGCGCGACCGTGGACCTGATCGAGCCGATGGGCTTCGAATGGGACGACAAGCGCGTGCGCCGCACCGCGATGGACTATATCGACCACGTCTCGGTCACCCGCCACGCCGACTTCGAGGCCTTCCGCGCCACCGTGGGTTCCAGCAGGCTGGTGCTGTTCACCACCAAGACCACCCGGTCGGCCTATGCGTTCGAATATAGAGCCGACGACATCCTGCTGTTCGGCAAGGAAAGCGCGGGCGTGCCGCAATCGGTCTCCGACATCTGCGACGAGCGGGTGCGCATCCCGCTGCGCGCCGAAGTCCGCTCCCTGAACCTCGCCACCGCCGCCGCCCTCGCGCTGGGCGAGGCGCTGCGCCAGACGGGAAGCCTGCCGGGCTGAGGCAGAACGGTTCAGAAGAAAAGGGCAGATTCCGGGGGATGATCCCCCGGACCCTCGGAGCGTCCACCTTGCGCCCTGCTCTTCACGTTGCGCTCTCATTGTTGAGGACGGCGAAAGGGCCTTCGGCCACGCAATGCCTCAGACCGCAGGAATGTGGGGGGAAGGCGAACCTCTGCCCCACCCACCCCGCTCATCCTGAGCCTGTCGAGGGATGGGAAGCCTTCCGCCCCGTCTCGGGGGCTTCGACAAGCTCAGCCTGAGCGGGTGGCGGGGGCGACTTTGGGTGGAAAGTTGCCCATCCAACGCCTCTCCCATGTCTCGTCGCCCCCGCGAAGGCCGGGGCCCCGCTATCTGGAGGCAAAACTCCACCCTTGAAAGGGAACAGCGGGGTTCCCGCCTTCGCGGGAACGACGACTTTAGGTGGTTAGCTGCCTTAACCGCCTTTGGAGTAACTGCATCCGTTGAATGTGAGTTCACCTGAGGCTGTATCGAACTGGCCGTCCGCCCAGTAGCCCGGCCTGTCATCGATACCGCCGAGAAATCCTTCCATTACGGTTAATCTGACACGAACCGGCTTAATAGGGTAAGTATAATCACCTCGTCTGAGCCTGAAAGAAATGATACCTGGGTATACCTTCCCTCGCGTAGCTGACCTGCTCTTCAAATCTTGCAATAATTGATACTGCCTTTCCCAGTGAGATAAATCGCCGACACAGGCAATTTGGGAAATACGTTGCTCAATTCGATCGACATCACTCTTGGCGGGGAGGATCGGAATACCTTCGGTACTGTCACAAGCAGCGAGGAAGAACAGGAATGGGAGGGGGAAATATGACTTCACGAATTGAAGATCACACACACAGTTGATGTCCGCAATGGGGCCTACCCGGAAAGTCCGCCCTGCCCCCAAAAAAACGGACCCGGCACGCCCCTCCCCTTGCGGAGCGTACCGGGTCCAACCTGACGGGCGATCGCCCTGCCGCCATCCGGTCCATGCCCCCATGAACCGGCGCGGCAGGGGCGATGCCGGCGATCAGGCCATCAGCACCTTGTCGAGTGCGAGGCGGAACTTCTGCATTTCTTCCGCCGAGCCCACCGTCACGCGCGACATCGTCGGATAGGCGCTCCACGAACGGCCGATCTGCACGCCTTGCGCCAGCAGCGCCTCCATCATCGCCTTGGGCGGCTTGCCGCCCCAGTCGACCATGAACATGTTCGCATGGCTGCCCGGCAGCACCTTGAGACCGCGCTTCTCGACATGGGCGATGCTGGCCTCGCGCGCGGCGATCATCTGGTCGCGGCGGGCCTTGATCTGGTCGGCCAGCGTCAGCGAGGCGGTGCCGCAGGCCACCGCCGTCATCGGCAGCATCGAGGTGACCTGCCCGCCGTCATAGCGCATCATCTTCTCGTGCAGCGCCTTGGACCCGAGCGTCAGGCCAAGGCGCATGCCCGCCATGCCGAACAGCTTGGAGAACGTGCGCATCACCAGCACATCGTCGCGCGAGGCGGCGAGCTTGGCGGCGTTTTCGGTGCCGGCGAAGTGGATGTACGCCTCGTCCACCAGCAGCACCGCGTCCTTGGGCTTGTTCTCGGCCAGCCAGACGATGTCGGCAATCGGCGTCAGCGTGCCGGTCGGGTTGTTGGGCGAGCAGATGTAGTAGAGCCCGGCGTTGGGATCGGCGGCCAGCATGGCCTTCACGTCATGGCGATAGTCCGAGGTGAGCGGCACCTTGGTGACCTTGGCGCCGATCCAGGCACCGGTGCGCCAGATCGATTCGTAGGTCGGGTCGGCGGTGACGATCCCGCGCGAGGGCGAGGCGAAGGTGATCGCGGTGCGGCTGAGCGGGTCGCTCGACCCCGGCCAGGCGACCACGTGGTCCACCGGAATGCCCTCGACCTGGGCGACCGCCGCAAAAAGCTTGGCGTGGTCGTCATTGGGCTCGTAGCGGTTGCCCTGCGAGACGATCGCCATGGCCGCCTGCGCGCCGGCCGGGAACGGACCGGTCCAGCACTCGTTGGCGCCGATGCGCACCGCGCCCGCCACCGCCTTGGCGGCCTGCTGCGCGCTGGCCGGCATGACCTGCATCGCCGCCATGCCGCCGCCCAGCAGCGCCGCGATCCTGCCCAGGTTGCGGCGCGAATAACCGCGCGCCAGCAGATCCTGCGTTACCTCTTCACCGCCGATACGCTCGGCCAGCATGTCTTGCTCAAGCTGCATCTTTCAAACTCCTTCGCGAAACAGGTGGTTTTTCCGTCAGATTTTCAGAGCATTGTGGAACATGACCATGGAGATCACGATCAGGTAGACGCCGAAGATCCGCTTCAGCATGCGCGGCTCCAGCCAGTGCGCGGCGGCCACGCCGAGCGGCGCGGTCAGGACCGACATCGAGGCGATGGCGAGCGTCGCCGGCAGGTTGACGAAGCCGAGCGAGCCCCAGGGCAGGCCCTTGTCGTGCAGGCCGATGATGGCAAAGCCGATGGCGCTGGGAATGGCGATCAGCGTACCCACGCCGGACGCCGTGCCCACCGCCTTGTGGATCGAGCGGCCGCACAGCGTCATCACCATGATCGCGATGGTGCCGCCGCCGATGCCCAGCAGCGAGGAAAACGTGCCGAGGCCGCCGGCAATGCCGACCCGCAGCATGCCCGAGGGCATCTGGTCGGTGATCACCTTGTCGCCCACGCGCGGGACCAGGAAATTGAGGCTCATCAGCAGCACGCCCGAGGCGAACACCATGGTGAGCACCTTGCCGTCGACATGGCTGGCCAGCAGCACGCCGACACCGTCGCCCAGGATCACCCAGGGCGCCCAGGACTTGAGGATCTCGAAATCGACCGATCCGCGCTTGGCATGGCTCATGACCGAGCGGATCGAGGTGACGATGATGGTCGCCGCCGAAGTGCCGATGGCGACATGCGCGTATTGTGCATGGTCGCCGCCCAGCAGCGGCAGCATCAGCAAAAGTGCGGGGACTACAATGAAGCCGCCACCGATCCCGAACACGCCGCCGGCGAACCCGGCGACAAGGCCGGCCACCAGCAGTCCGACCGCGGGGATCAGCCAGCCCATTTCAGATAGCATCACAAGCGCAACTCCCTGAAAACTCGAAATAGATGGGTGCTGCATCCGGGGGCGGACGCAGCACCCTTCAGATGGTATCGATCAGAATTTCACGGTGACGCGGCCATAGTAGTATCCACCATTGATACCGTAGGGCGAAATGGTGGGATATACGTTGGACGCATAAGAACTTGACCCTGAAGCCAATTGCGCGGCACGGATATTTTCGTAGGAGCGCTTGGTCGGATACTTGTTGAACAGGTTGTTCGCGCCGATCGAGAGCTTGATGCTCTCGGTCGCCTTCAGGCCCAGTTCGAGGTCGGTGATGAACGCCGACTTGACCGGCACCTTGAGGTCCTGCCCCGCGATCGGGCTGCCGCCCGGCGCGGTTTCCAGCGCATAGACCTTCGAATAGTAGCTTTCGCGCAGGTTCACCGAGAACAGGCTCGATTCCCAGTACGCCCCCAGCGTCGCACGGACCTTGGGGGTGCTGTGCTCCAGCGTGGCGACGCTGTAGCTGCTGATCAGCGCCGAGCGCGCGGGATTGACGGTGCTGGTGTAGAGCGCATCGGGCAGGCTGGCGATCTTCTTGACCTTGTTCTCGTTGTAGTTGGCCGAGAGGGTCCAGTTCACCATGCCGATGCCGGTCGGCATGTCGTAGGAGGCCATGAAGTCCACGCCGCGGGTGCGCATGTCGGCGCCGTTGACGAAAGTCTGCACGGCCACGGTGCCGCTGGTGTTGCGGTTGCCGTTGACGTCGGTCAGCACGTAGCTCGGGATCTCGCCGCCAAGCGCCGTGGAAACCGCGTCGTAGACCGCCTGCTGGTTGTAGAGATTGTAGTTGTCGGCCGTGTAGGGCACGCAGCTGCTGGCATTCGAGCCCGAGTAGCCCTGGGGGCAATACTGGCCGTTGAAGCCGTAGAACGAGCTGGAAATCATGATGCGGTCGCGGATCTCGATCCAGTAGGCATCGATGGTGACGCTGACCCGCGAGCTGGGCGTGAAGACCACGCCGGCGCTGAAGTTGGTCGACTTTTCAGGCTTGAGACCGCCGAAGCCGAGCGAGGCGGCCGCCGCCGAGTTGGCCGGAAGCACGCCCGCCACGCCGTTCGGCGCCACGTTGATGCCCGAATAGAAACCTTCCGCCAGGGTCGGCGCACGGAAGCCGGTCGAAACCGTGCCGCGCACCGCGAACATGTCGGAAATGTCGTAGCGCGAGGTCAGCTTGAACACGGTGGTATCGCCGAAGTCGCTGTAGTGCTCGTGACGCACGGCGCCGTCGACCAGCCACTCGGGCGTGGGCTTCAGGGAAATGTCGAGGTATTGGGAGAAGTTGGTGCGGTGGTAATTGCCCGCATTGTTGGGACCGTAGCCGAAGAACGATTGCGCGCCCGACCCGTAGTAGGAAGCCGGATCGCCCGCGACGATGCCGTAAGTCTCGCGCCGCCATTCGAGGCCGCCGGCGATGTTCACTGGCTCGGCCAGACCGATGTCGAGCGGATAGGTCAGGTCGAGCGTGTTGCTCCACTGCGAGGCCTTGAAGTCGCCGTTGTGGAACTCGGTCGGGGTGAAGCCGGTGTCCTTGTAGAGCGTGGCGTTGGCCGAGTTCTCGACATAGACCTTGACCACGTCGTCGCCATAAGTCGAGGCGAGGTCGAAACCGAGGTCCCCGAACATGCCCTTGACGCCGCCGGTGAACGAATAGTCCGTCTCACGCACCGCTTCGAGCGGGGCGAAGCCGGTCGGGAACAGCGGCACGCCGGCGGCCGAGACGACGATGCCGGGGGTGCGGTAGTTCTCGTAGGCGCGGGCGTATTTGTGGCCGTAGCTGCCGAAGCTGTAGACCTCGAAATCGCCCGATTCCCAGCCTGCATCGTACATCGCGGTGGTCTGTTCGATCTCGGGATCGCCGGCGATGCGGTTGACGTAGGGGTAGTTGGATGCGTTGACGAGGTCGGGATACTTGGTGAGGTTGCCGGTCGCCACCGAATTGCTGCCGTAGACGCGCGGGTCGACGTCGCCGCGGAAGCTGAAGCCCTTCTTCTTTTTCTGCACGGTCACATTGACGTGCGAATTCTCGATCGGCGCGAAGCCGACATTGCCCGAGACGCTGTAGGTATCGCCGCCCTGGTCCATGTACTGGCCGGCCGTGCCGCTGAGCATGCCGCCGTGGTCGGAATCCTTGAGGATGATGTTGATGACGCCGGCGATGGCGTCGGTGCCGTACTGCGCGGCAGCACCGTCCTGGAGCACTTCGATATGGCCGATCGCATCGGTCGGGATGAAGCTCATGTCCGGCGCCGCGCTGCCCCCGTAGGGACCGCCGGCGATCGAGACGTTGGCCGTGCCGTGGCGGCGCTTGCCGTTGATCAGGATCAGGGTGTGGTTGGGCGACAGGCCGCGCAGCTTCATCTGCAGGTTGTGCGCCTGGAGATCGCTGCCGAAGGCCTGCGCCTGGATCGAGGGAAGGTTCTGCGCGAGGCTCTGGACCAGGTCCGGCTGGCCGGTCCGCCCCAGCGCCTCGCTGGTCATGATCTGGATCGGCGCCGGGCTTTCGGTAGCCTTCATGCCGATCGTGCGTGTGCCGGTGACGATGATCGCGCCGGTGGCGGTGTCTGCCGCTTCGCTCGCCTCTCCCTCGACCGGCTCGTCCGCCAGTGCCGGGGCGGACCCCATGATAAGCGCCGCTGCCAGCGCCGATGCCGATACGGATACCCTGTACTTCATCTAGGCCCCCTTGCCTGGTTCATGTCCACGGTTACGGCCTCTCCCTGTGTCTCGCGGTCGGCTCCTCCCCGATGACGGGCGCACTTTCCCGCAGCCGCCGAAACGCACCCGGCAGCCGGCCAACAGCACCTGGGCTGTCCGGAAAGGGCGTGCACGCAAGCAGCGCCGGGCCCGGCCCCTGCGGGCGGCCAGTACGTGCTCGGGCGAAAACGCCGCGAAATCTGTTCGATCGGGAAACGGTATCCCCGCAGGCGGCCCGGACGATCGCGCCATGGCGACATCCCATCGGGCACGCCGAGACGGCGATCACCTCATGGCGAGGTCCTGGTCATGCAGGATGACGCTCCTGCTGCCGGCATCACGGCCGCAGCAGGTCGCCCGGAGCAAGGCTCCGCCTCATGGACACACTAAGATGCGACCACGTTCCCTGAAATTTTTCTATGTCTATTTGAAAAGCACCAAAAACGATTTCATCAATGCGTAATCAACGCCGATATAGGCACGCGAATTCCCGAAGAACATTGACCAGCCCCCTCATAAAGTTGGTCCTGCGTGTTTCCTTCGGACATCGACCCCTGGAAATATTATTTTGTAATATTATTTCGTTTCTGTTGCTCGACCGTATTTGAAATTTTTCGCGTGTCAACGCGGTGCGAGGTCAATTTTGCCCACTCAAGATTATGTGCGCCCAGCGTCAAATTGATCGCAAACGAATGCACTTCGAAACGGCATATTCTGCCGCGCGGCCCGGCGCAAAAGGCCATCCCGCCGCCCACTTTTTACTGGATCGAACGTCTCATGAATGGGACATTCCCGCCTCTATCCGGACTCGCCCGGAATTGCGTCCGGACTGCAATCGATAGCAGGATCACCGCGCCTGAATCGATACCTTGCGGCTCTGTGAAGCGGCGGGTCATGACGGCGGAGAAGGACGACTGAGAATGGCCAGCGACAAGCTGAATCACAGCGATCAGGTCATGCACACCGTGCAGCAGGGCAATGCCGCGGCGGTGTCCGCCGTGGCCGCATCCTGGTGCCGCTCCGCGCTGCATCACGGTCTCGACCCCGCCGCCTCGCGCAAGGGCGAGCGAATCGGCGGCACCTCGCTCACCGCCCTGCGCGAAAACAGCGGTGAACTGATCGCCGCGGCCACCCCCGCGCTCGACCATCTGTTCGGCAGCGTCGGCCGCACGGGATGCTGCGTCATCCTCTCCAACATCGACGGCGTGGTAATCGAGGCGCGGACCGGCGCCAGCGACGTGGCCCTGTTCGATTCGATCGGCCTGGC
Proteins encoded:
- the galA gene encoding beta-galactosidase GalA, yielding MTDTPQIVRPRILTTDRRKAMALGAAGLAATTLQQIACARTEAVAAAAAAGPRRTWLLDRGWRFHMGHAADMAKDFDWGINQRTYAKPGLVTSPAAVADFDESGWSPVSVPHDWAVDLPFAPPAAPAPEDKADAVAAHGFKAIGRAFPENSVGWYRLRLPVGAADKGRAVWLEFDGVFRACKVFVNGFEAGGSESGYAPFKVDIADFLDYEGGPNQLALRVDASLGEGWFYEGAGIYRNVHLVSADAAHVPQWGTCVRSEIDAAGARVSLATTLANQSEGTLAVTLRQTVRDGAGREVARAAERQVELAPLGRTETAQETHIAAPQLWSPASPVLYTLITEVLRDGAVTDRTETPFGIRTVTFDAVKGFTINGQNVKLMGVCNHQDHAGVGSAIPDALHAWRVDRSIEMGVNSWRSAHNPAAQALLDICDRKGMMMIAETRLNTTNPEAMDELERMILSSRNHPSVILWSVGNEEGHQGSERGRRISAELVARCKALDPTRLTTQAMDQGWDGGAAEAVDVVGFNYRTDKIPAWHQRHPNKPVIGTETGSTVSTRGAYENDAARHIVKAYDTEHPWWASTAEEWWTIVANAPYIAGGFIWTGFDYRGEPTPYPAFPSVASYFGAMDSCGFAKDNYYYYRAWWRPDQPLVHLLPHWNWAGREGQPIPVWAHGNCEEIELLLNGKSLGRKTMPRNGHLEWQVAYAPGKLEARGYNGGKLAAQDMRVTAGAPARLRVTADRKRYTAAIADAAMLRIEVLDKAGNVVPTADSALTFAVSGPGTIIGLGNGNPTSTEPDKGSTRKAFNGLAQAIVQGTGDSGAVRVTVSGAGLASAAIDLSFHS
- a CDS encoding FadR/GntR family transcriptional regulator produces the protein MPVDPQENRDALGRNLTYGLLDRLGSQIVGGTWTGRSFPTEMELSQQHGVSRSVTREAVKMLTAKGLVTARPRQGTSILPVSQWNLFDTDVLRWMLERRFSIDLLRQFSQLRVAIEPAAAALAAQAASEEGRALIEAGFARMQAAEAGQDDVLEADVAFHVAILKASGNPFFGQFRDVVSTALKTSIHYTNRIVGRSADLDAHEGVMRAILARDPHLARARMEKIIVDVLGAIHHNESAG
- a CDS encoding tRNA (cytidine(34)-2'-O)-methyltransferase; protein product: MRIALFEPEIAGNVGAVMRLGACLGATVDLIEPMGFEWDDKRVRRTAMDYIDHVSVTRHADFEAFRATVGSSRLVLFTTKTTRSAYAFEYRADDILLFGKESAGVPQSVSDICDERVRIPLRAEVRSLNLATAAALALGEALRQTGSLPG
- a CDS encoding pyridoxal phosphate-dependent aminotransferase produces the protein MQLEQDMLAERIGGEEVTQDLLARGYSRRNLGRIAALLGGGMAAMQVMPASAQQAAKAVAGAVRIGANECWTGPFPAGAQAAMAIVSQGNRYEPNDDHAKLFAAVAQVEGIPVDHVVAWPGSSDPLSRTAITFASPSRGIVTADPTYESIWRTGAWIGAKVTKVPLTSDYRHDVKAMLAADPNAGLYYICSPNNPTGTLTPIADIVWLAENKPKDAVLLVDEAYIHFAGTENAAKLAASRDDVLVMRTFSKLFGMAGMRLGLTLGSKALHEKMMRYDGGQVTSMLPMTAVACGTASLTLADQIKARRDQMIAAREASIAHVEKRGLKVLPGSHANMFMVDWGGKPPKAMMEALLAQGVQIGRSWSAYPTMSRVTVGSAEEMQKFRLALDKVLMA
- a CDS encoding sulfite exporter TauE/SafE family protein, whose translation is MLSEMGWLIPAVGLLVAGLVAGFAGGVFGIGGGFIVVPALLLMLPLLGGDHAQYAHVAIGTSAATIIVTSIRSVMSHAKRGSVDFEILKSWAPWVILGDGVGVLLASHVDGKVLTMVFASGVLLMSLNFLVPRVGDKVITDQMPSGMLRVGIAGGLGTFSSLLGIGGGTIAIMVMTLCGRSIHKAVGTASGVGTLIAIPSAIGFAIIGLHDKGLPWGSLGFVNLPATLAIASMSVLTAPLGVAAAHWLEPRMLKRIFGVYLIVISMVMFHNALKI
- a CDS encoding TonB-dependent siderophore receptor — translated: MKYRVSVSASALAAALIMGSAPALADEPVEGEASEAADTATGAIIVTGTRTIGMKATESPAPIQIMTSEALGRTGQPDLVQSLAQNLPSIQAQAFGSDLQAHNLQMKLRGLSPNHTLILINGKRRHGTANVSIAGGPYGGSAAPDMSFIPTDAIGHIEVLQDGAAAQYGTDAIAGVINIILKDSDHGGMLSGTAGQYMDQGGDTYSVSGNVGFAPIENSHVNVTVQKKKKGFSFRGDVDPRVYGSNSVATGNLTKYPDLVNASNYPYVNRIAGDPEIEQTTAMYDAGWESGDFEVYSFGSYGHKYARAYENYRTPGIVVSAAGVPLFPTGFAPLEAVRETDYSFTGGVKGMFGDLGFDLASTYGDDVVKVYVENSANATLYKDTGFTPTEFHNGDFKASQWSNTLDLTYPLDIGLAEPVNIAGGLEWRRETYGIVAGDPASYYGSGAQSFFGYGPNNAGNYHRTNFSQYLDISLKPTPEWLVDGAVRHEHYSDFGDTTVFKLTSRYDISDMFAVRGTVSTGFRAPTLAEGFYSGINVAPNGVAGVLPANSAAAASLGFGGLKPEKSTNFSAGVVFTPSSRVSVTIDAYWIEIRDRIMISSSFYGFNGQYCPQGYSGSNASSCVPYTADNYNLYNQQAVYDAVSTALGGEIPSYVLTDVNGNRNTSGTVAVQTFVNGADMRTRGVDFMASYDMPTGIGMVNWTLSANYNENKVKKIASLPDALYTSTVNPARSALISSYSVATLEHSTPKVRATLGAYWESSLFSVNLRESYYSKVYALETAPGGSPIAGQDLKVPVKSAFITDLELGLKATESIKLSIGANNLFNKYPTKRSYENIRAAQLASGSSSYASNVYPTISPYGINGGYYYGRVTVKF